The following coding sequences are from one Onychomys torridus chromosome 14, mOncTor1.1, whole genome shotgun sequence window:
- the LOC118595134 gene encoding disintegrin and metalloproteinase domain-containing protein 21-like: protein MAPFLRASTWTQVLLGGSLWLSVLWVLLCPVCCSQGPPKWRFTTSEVVTPRKVPQRMGGSDRPDQLTYSMRFRGQRHVVHMKLKKNMIPENLPVYTMNDQGAEQEDYPFVPRDCYFYSYLEGVPGSLATLDTCNGGLNGMLQVDDFTYEIKPLASSSKFEHVISLLVVEEGFRKSKKCTNEENAAEADEFLEEMQLAGIPRAAPVYLWRVHMKLVRIYYTATAEVSLYIGNRTALLEFILTMNNIANSIYKDVGLHIFPYVIEIWEERNGLDINQWQNNAQEVLVNFGVYKNNNYRNMNLRPTAYVLLAGKQYGGVDYAAMQNNACSKSKGVIYIHLVNMHRFLSTTLMCHALGHSLGLHHDKPGCICFRRRSCVMNQFPVLMDMMSNCSQAGIQIMISGSDNCLTLNGSHFYAVTYEVPRCGDNKVNSNEKCDCGPLKACVNNSCCSTNCQFTPGSNCDVGGCCRQCSFSVPGTLCRDKLGVCDLPEYCDGNSQNCPPNLYIQDGTPCSPLAVCMSGNCSDRHLQCQALFGYQVKDAKPACYKQLNTKGDRFGNCGLKMFRTGTRLYACQDDDIFCGLLHCDGVIRVPGGGEHTTFHHIKVQDIQEENCFGYDLHYGTDIPTMGFVVDGATCGPGKYCHQKSCVFHQKFNYSCDVKACNYRGVCNNRGHCHCVRGWLPPNCEEEGSGGSVESGPPPASEEMLRAKIRVNINKILAVLFTRMILVLASLLLGGISKAVIFLDSRRRARRA, encoded by the coding sequence ATGGCCCCCTTCCTCCGGGCATCTACCTGGACTCAAGTCCTCCTGGGAGGTTCTCTCTGGCTATCTGTGCTCTGGGTCCTGTTGTGCCCTGTCTGTTGCTCCCAGGGCCCACCCAAATGGCGCTTCACTACCTCTGAAGTTGTGACCCCCAGGAAGGTTCCCCAAAGAATGGGTGGAAGTGATAGGCCAGACCAGCTCACCTACAGCATGCGCTTCAGAGGACAAAGACACGTGGTCCACATGAAACTCAAGAAGAACATGATTCCTGAAAATCTTCCGGTATACACTATGAATGATCAAGGAGCAGAGCAGGAGGACTACCCATTTGTTCCTCGAGACTGTTACTTCTACAGCTACTTGGAAGGGGTCCCTGGGTCCCTCGCTACACTAGATACCTGCAATGGAGGTCTGAATGGTATGCTACAGGTGGATGACTTCACTTATGAAATCAAACCATTGGCATCTTCTTCCAAATTTGAGCATGTTATTTCTCTGCTTGTGGTGGAAGAAGGGTTTCGTAAGTCTAAAAAGTGTACCAATGAAGAGAATgcggcagaggcagatgaattcCTTGAAGAGATGCAGCTTGCTGGAATTCCCAGAGCAGCTCCAGTGTATTTGTGGCGTGTGCATATGAAGTTAGTAAGAATATACTACACAGCAACTGCTGAAGTAAGCCTATATATAGGTAACCGCACCGCCTTACTTGAGTTTATATTGACTATGAACAACATAGCAAACAGCATTTATAAAGATGTCGGCTTACATATCTTTCCCTATGTTATAGaaatttgggaagaaagaaatggattggATATAAACCAGTGGCAAAATAATGCTCAAGAAGTTTTGGTAAACTTTGGcgtatataaaaataataattacagaaaTATGAATTTAAGGCCCACCGCTTACGTTCTTTTAGCGGGGAAGCAATATGGAGGTGTAGATTACGCAGCCATGCAAAATAACGCGTGCTCAAAATCTAAAGGAGTAATATATATACATCTTGTAAACATGCATAGATTTTTGAGTACAACTTTGATGTGTCATGCACTAGGTCACAGTCTGGGTTTACACCATGATAAACCAGGCTGTATTTGTTTCAGAAGAAGAAGTTGTGTCATGAATCAATTTCCTGTTCTTATGGATATGATGAGCAACTGTTCCCAGGCCGGCATACAAATTATGATAAGTGGTTCTGACAATTGCCTGACTTTAAATGGTTCTCATTTTTATGCTGTGACATATGAAGTTCCTCGCTGTGGAGATAACAAGGTGAATAGCAATGAAAAATGCGACTGTGGCCCCTTGAAAGCGTGCGTCAATAACAGCTGCTGTTCAACTAATTGTCAATTTACTCCGGGAAGTAACTGTGATGTAGGAGGTTGCTGCAGGCAATGTTCCTTTTCAGTCCCTGGAACTTTATGCAGAGACAAACTTGGTGTTTGTGATCTGCCAGAGTACTGTGATGGAAACTCACAGAATTGCCCCCCAAATTTATACATCCAGGATGGAACTCCCTGCTCACCACTAGCAGTTTGCATGTCAGGAAACTGCAGTGACCGTCATTTGCAGTGTCAAGCTCTTTTTGGATACCAAGTAAAGGATGCAAAACCAGCATGCTATAAACAGTTAAATACAAAAGGTGACCGATTTGGAAACTGTGGGTTGAAGATGTTTCGAACAGGAACCAGACTTTATGCATGTCAAGATGACGATATTTTTTGTGGACTGCTGCACTGTGATGGTGTCATTCGTGTACCTGGTGGAGGTGAGCACACTACATTTCATCACATAAAGGTACAAGATATTCAAGAAGAAAACTGCTTTGGGTATGACTTACACTATGGGACAGACATTCCAACTATGGGGTTTGTAGTGGATGGTGCAACCTGTGGCCCAGGGAAATACTGTCATCAAAAATCTTGTGTTTTTCATCAAAAATTTAATTATTCATGCGATGTCAAGGCCTGTAATTACAGAGGGGTGTGTAACAACAGAGGCCATTGTCACTGTGTGCGTGGTTGGCTACCACCAAACTGTGAAGAAGAAGGTTCAGGTGGTAGTGTAGAAAGTGgccctccacctgcctctgaggaaATGCTTCGAGCCAAAATACGTGTGAATATAAACAAGATACTGGCTGTTTTGTTTACTCGTATGATTCTTGTTTTGGCTTCACTTCTTCTTGGTGGAATTTCAAAAGCAGTAATTTTTCTGGACAGCAGACGGAGAGCTCGTCGTGCATGA